One window from the genome of Micromonospora aurantiaca ATCC 27029 encodes:
- a CDS encoding CoA-binding protein: MRSPMQILADSAVIAVVGASRDPGKAAHRVPLEMQRHGWRIIPVNPTVDELFGEKAYPALADIPHPVDLVDVFRPARDAVDVVRQAVAIGAPAVWLQLGIFSDEARRIAEEAGLDYVEDKCLIVERAAAGLTRRG; the protein is encoded by the coding sequence ATGCGTTCCCCCATGCAGATCCTCGCCGACTCCGCCGTGATCGCCGTCGTGGGCGCCTCCCGTGATCCGGGCAAGGCCGCGCACCGCGTACCGCTGGAGATGCAGCGGCACGGGTGGCGGATCATCCCGGTCAACCCGACTGTGGACGAGCTGTTCGGCGAGAAGGCGTACCCGGCGCTCGCCGACATCCCGCACCCGGTCGACCTGGTCGACGTGTTCCGCCCGGCACGCGACGCGGTCGACGTGGTGCGGCAGGCGGTGGCGATCGGCGCCCCGGCGGTGTGGTTGCAGCTCGGGATCTTCTCGGACGAGGCGCGCCGGATCGCCGAGGAGGCCGGCCTCGACTACGTCGAGGACAAGTGCCTCATCGTCGAGCGGGCCGCCGCCGGCCTGACCCGTCGCGGCTGA
- a CDS encoding SigE family RNA polymerase sigma factor, whose protein sequence is MSVVVSRDPLEEEFREFVAARSGALLRTAYLLAGDWATAEDLLQTALTKTYLAWKRLGGIDAIEPYARRVMVNTSTSWWRRRWHGERPTEVLPERAGVDEIEQQLDRDALWRHLQALPARQRAVLVLRFYEDMSEAQTAALLEISPGTVKSQTSRALNTLRRRLGSEAALSLPTPADAPAATPPASPAAAGRSVPPARGAEPTRAPARRPAARVPRPLPPATPVRPAVPIAAKSR, encoded by the coding sequence ATGAGTGTGGTGGTGAGCAGAGATCCGCTGGAGGAGGAGTTCCGCGAGTTCGTCGCGGCCCGGTCCGGCGCACTGCTGCGCACCGCGTACCTGCTCGCCGGTGACTGGGCCACCGCCGAGGATCTGCTCCAGACCGCGCTGACCAAGACCTACCTCGCCTGGAAGCGGCTCGGCGGGATCGACGCCATCGAGCCGTACGCCCGCCGGGTCATGGTCAACACGTCCACCAGCTGGTGGCGGCGCCGCTGGCACGGCGAGCGCCCCACCGAGGTGCTGCCGGAGCGCGCCGGCGTCGACGAGATCGAGCAGCAACTCGACCGGGACGCGCTCTGGCGGCACCTCCAGGCGCTGCCGGCCCGGCAGCGCGCCGTACTGGTGCTGCGCTTCTACGAGGACATGTCCGAGGCGCAGACAGCCGCGCTGCTGGAGATCTCCCCGGGCACGGTCAAGAGCCAGACCTCCCGTGCGCTGAACACGTTGCGCCGCCGGCTCGGCTCCGAGGCGGCCCTGAGCCTGCCCACGCCGGCCGACGCGCCCGCCGCGACCCCGCCTGCCTCGCCCGCCGCAGCCGGCCGGTCCGTCCCGCCGGCCCGGGGCGCCGAGCCGACCCGTGCCCCGGCGCGACGGCCCGCCGCCCGGGTGCCCCGACCGCTCCCACCCGCGACTCCGGTCCGCCCCGCCGTCCCGATCGCGGCGAAGAGCCGATGA
- the trxA gene encoding thioredoxin: MATVELTTANFDEVTGRDGIVLLDFWADWCGPCKRFAPVYERSSEKHPDIAFGKVDTEAQQELAAKFNISSIPTIMAIRDGVIVFAQPGALPESALENLIEQVQALDMDDVRKKLAEHNH; the protein is encoded by the coding sequence ATGGCAACGGTTGAGCTGACCACGGCCAACTTTGACGAGGTGACCGGGCGCGACGGGATCGTCCTGCTCGACTTCTGGGCGGACTGGTGCGGCCCGTGCAAGCGCTTCGCCCCGGTCTACGAGCGCTCCTCGGAGAAGCACCCGGACATCGCCTTCGGCAAGGTCGACACCGAGGCGCAGCAGGAGCTGGCGGCGAAGTTCAACATCAGCTCCATCCCGACGATCATGGCGATCCGTGACGGCGTGATCGTCTTCGCCCAGCCGGGCGCGCTGCCGGAGTCGGCGCTGGAGAACCTCATCGAGCAGGTCCAGGCGCTGGACATGGACGACGTCCGCAAGAAGCTGGCCGAGCACAACCACTGA
- a CDS encoding DUF6758 family protein, whose translation MSCPKCAGPVREPDLMHAEHRCVRCGPVAPLHVPEHISAEIMASVVERMAADPDPAGRLRMPLWCPWPLPPGWTLTGVAWAGDDRAGVRATLVACAGPAPLDGGPADLIFVAEEPGVGLGSRFAGLPGPDPGPQVEEALTDPGPGHPERLPHAKIRVGGNPTPLWLVRSETDRSAYAGEARGMWLHAIAWPASAGHLLAEEVVLHDLTEWTPPELVYGAPSPYLHGRA comes from the coding sequence GTGAGTTGTCCGAAGTGCGCGGGCCCGGTGCGCGAGCCGGATCTGATGCACGCCGAGCACCGGTGCGTGCGCTGCGGCCCGGTCGCGCCGCTGCACGTGCCGGAGCACATCAGTGCCGAGATCATGGCCAGCGTGGTGGAGCGGATGGCCGCCGACCCCGACCCGGCAGGCCGGCTCCGGATGCCGCTGTGGTGCCCGTGGCCGCTCCCGCCGGGCTGGACGCTCACCGGCGTGGCGTGGGCGGGCGACGACCGCGCGGGCGTACGGGCCACGCTCGTCGCCTGCGCCGGTCCGGCCCCCCTGGACGGTGGCCCGGCCGACCTGATCTTCGTCGCCGAGGAACCCGGCGTCGGTCTCGGTTCCCGCTTCGCGGGACTGCCCGGACCCGACCCCGGCCCACAGGTGGAGGAGGCGCTCACCGATCCCGGCCCTGGTCATCCCGAGCGCCTGCCGCACGCGAAGATCCGGGTGGGCGGCAATCCGACTCCACTGTGGCTCGTTCGCTCCGAAACGGATCGAAGCGCGTACGCCGGCGAGGCTCGGGGAATGTGGCTCCATGCGATAGCCTGGCCGGCGAGTGCGGGTCACCTCCTCGCGGAAGAAGTCGTGCTGCACGACCTCACCGAGTGGACACCGCCCGAACTCGTGTACGGCGCACCATCTCCGTACCTGCACGGGCGGGCCTGA
- a CDS encoding MaoC family dehydratase: MQFGRYYEEFEVGAVYRHWPGKTVTEYDDHLFCLLTMNHHPLHMDAHYAESASQFKRNVVVGNYIYSLLLGMSVPDVSGKAIANLEIESLRHVAPTFHGDTIYGETTVLDKRESASKPDRGVVAVETRGYNQDGTLVCVFRRKVMVPKKEYAAAAVPDGVDPERPSFPEPR, from the coding sequence ATGCAGTTCGGCCGCTACTACGAGGAGTTCGAGGTCGGCGCGGTCTACCGGCACTGGCCGGGCAAGACGGTCACCGAGTACGACGACCACCTCTTCTGCCTGCTCACCATGAACCACCACCCGCTGCACATGGACGCGCACTACGCCGAGTCCGCCTCGCAGTTCAAGCGCAACGTGGTGGTCGGCAACTACATCTACTCGCTGCTGCTGGGCATGTCCGTGCCGGACGTCAGCGGCAAGGCGATCGCCAACCTGGAGATCGAGTCGCTGCGGCACGTCGCACCGACGTTCCACGGCGACACCATCTACGGCGAGACGACGGTGCTGGACAAGCGGGAGTCGGCCTCGAAGCCCGACCGCGGCGTGGTCGCGGTCGAGACCCGCGGCTACAACCAGGACGGCACGCTCGTCTGTGTGTTCCGCCGCAAGGTCATGGTCCCCAAGAAGGAGTACGCGGCCGCCGCCGTCCCGGACGGCGTCGACCCGGAGCGTCCCAGCTTCCCCGAGCCGCGCTGA
- a CDS encoding TrmH family RNA methyltransferase codes for MTDDQLDVGVGPWPGDPPDDPRYDPELLTAGDRRNVVDRYRYWRREAVVADLDRRRHDFHVAIENWQHDFNIGTVVRNANAFLAAEVHIVGRRRWNRRGAMVTDRYQHVRHHPTIEEFVAWARDERLPVVGIDNLPGSRPMETAVLPRRCVLLFGQEGPGLSAVARSACEALFSIAQYGSTRSINAGVASGIAMHAWIRSYAGPPPD; via the coding sequence GTGACCGACGACCAGCTCGACGTGGGTGTGGGGCCGTGGCCCGGTGACCCGCCGGACGACCCGCGCTACGACCCGGAGCTGCTCACCGCCGGGGACCGGCGCAACGTGGTGGACCGCTATCGCTACTGGCGGCGCGAGGCGGTGGTGGCCGACCTGGACCGGCGCCGGCACGACTTCCACGTGGCGATCGAGAACTGGCAGCACGACTTCAACATCGGCACCGTGGTCCGCAACGCCAACGCCTTCCTCGCCGCCGAGGTGCACATCGTCGGGCGGCGGCGGTGGAACCGGCGGGGTGCCATGGTGACCGACCGCTACCAGCACGTCCGGCACCACCCGACGATCGAGGAGTTCGTCGCGTGGGCGCGCGACGAGCGGTTGCCGGTGGTCGGGATCGACAACCTGCCCGGCTCCCGGCCGATGGAGACCGCGGTGCTGCCGCGCCGCTGCGTGCTCCTGTTCGGCCAGGAGGGGCCCGGTCTGTCGGCGGTGGCCCGGTCGGCGTGCGAGGCGCTGTTCTCGATCGCCCAGTACGGCTCGACCCGGTCCATCAACGCGGGCGTGGCCAGCGGCATCGCCATGCACGCCTGGATCCGGTCGTACGCCGGGCCGCCGCCGGACTGA
- a CDS encoding intein-containing Rv2578c family radical SAM protein, translating to MRWDNLSAPPDEGTPDRAAPAAPPLPLALPGAVARTFDTPGFAGMTFYEVHAKSIINRVPGQSRVPFEWTINPYRGCSHACVYCLGGDTPILMADGRTRAISELEPGDRIYGTRRRGAYRHYVVTTVLDKWSTVKRAHRITLADGTTLVASGDHRFLTERGWKHVTGTMRGGGRRPHLTTRNRLLGTGGFVVAPKRSADYRRGYLHALVRDDHPAGHRRDTRFRLATAEAEALDRAERYLTDAGVTVERATTARVGRRATTTVVRTAGPADVVTGLFEPIDETTDDWALGYLAGMFDAVGTCHRGVFRISVADDESQARAAGALDRFGFRWALDVPGAPGAARQLRLTGGLPERLRFFHLTDPAVTARRSIEGMALKCAAQLQVTAVEDLGLELPLWDITTGTGDFIANGVVSHNCFARNTHTYLDLDPGADFDRKVIVKVNAGELVRRELAAPRWRGAHVAMGTNVDCYQRAEGRYGLMPPIIEALRDFANPFSILTKGTLLLRDLPLLRQAAEVTRVGLSYSVGFVDEALWRAAEPGTPSPRRRLDAVRTLTDAGFSVGVLMAPILPGLSDDEESIDATVAAIAASGAASVTPLPLHLRPGAREWYARWLAREFPHLVPRYRQLYQAGSYAPQAYQREVTARVRMAARRHGLNRGETGDNRRLPETPPPAPAAEQLSLL from the coding sequence ATGCGCTGGGACAACCTCTCCGCTCCCCCGGACGAGGGGACTCCCGATCGGGCGGCGCCGGCGGCTCCACCCCTGCCGCTGGCGCTGCCCGGCGCCGTCGCCCGCACGTTCGACACCCCGGGCTTCGCCGGCATGACCTTCTACGAGGTCCACGCCAAGTCGATCATCAACCGGGTGCCCGGCCAGTCACGCGTGCCGTTCGAGTGGACCATCAACCCCTACCGGGGCTGCTCGCACGCCTGCGTCTACTGCCTGGGCGGCGACACACCGATCCTGATGGCCGACGGCCGCACCAGGGCGATCAGCGAGCTGGAGCCCGGCGACCGCATCTACGGCACCCGGCGGCGCGGCGCCTACCGCCACTACGTCGTCACCACGGTGCTCGACAAGTGGTCAACGGTGAAGCGGGCCCACCGGATCACACTGGCCGACGGCACCACGCTCGTCGCCAGCGGCGACCACCGGTTCCTCACCGAACGCGGCTGGAAGCACGTCACCGGGACCATGCGCGGCGGCGGACGCCGTCCGCACCTGACCACCCGTAACCGCCTGCTCGGCACCGGCGGGTTCGTGGTGGCGCCGAAGCGCTCGGCCGACTACCGCCGGGGCTACCTGCACGCCCTGGTCCGCGACGACCACCCCGCCGGCCACCGGCGCGACACCCGGTTCCGGCTGGCCACCGCCGAGGCGGAGGCGCTCGACCGGGCCGAGCGCTACCTGACCGACGCGGGCGTCACCGTCGAGCGGGCCACGACCGCCCGGGTGGGCCGCCGGGCGACGACCACTGTGGTACGCACTGCCGGCCCGGCCGACGTCGTCACCGGGCTGTTCGAGCCGATCGACGAGACGACGGACGACTGGGCGCTGGGCTACCTGGCCGGCATGTTCGACGCCGTGGGCACCTGCCACCGGGGCGTGTTCCGGATCAGCGTCGCCGACGACGAGAGCCAGGCCCGCGCGGCCGGCGCGCTGGACCGGTTCGGCTTCCGGTGGGCGCTCGACGTGCCCGGCGCACCGGGAGCGGCGCGGCAGCTCCGGCTGACCGGCGGGCTGCCGGAGCGGCTGCGCTTCTTCCACCTCACCGACCCGGCCGTCACCGCCCGGCGCTCGATCGAGGGCATGGCGCTCAAGTGCGCGGCGCAGCTCCAGGTGACAGCCGTCGAGGACCTCGGCCTGGAGCTTCCGCTGTGGGACATCACCACCGGCACCGGCGACTTCATCGCCAACGGCGTGGTCAGCCACAACTGCTTCGCCCGCAACACCCACACCTACCTCGACCTGGACCCGGGCGCCGACTTCGACCGCAAGGTGATCGTCAAGGTCAACGCCGGTGAGCTGGTCCGCCGCGAACTGGCCGCGCCTCGCTGGCGCGGCGCGCACGTCGCCATGGGCACCAACGTGGACTGTTACCAGCGGGCCGAGGGCCGCTACGGCCTGATGCCGCCGATCATCGAGGCGCTGCGGGACTTCGCGAACCCGTTCTCCATCCTGACGAAGGGCACGCTGCTGCTGCGCGACCTGCCCCTGTTGCGCCAGGCGGCCGAGGTGACACGGGTCGGGCTGTCGTACTCGGTGGGGTTCGTCGACGAGGCGCTCTGGCGGGCGGCCGAGCCTGGTACGCCGAGCCCGCGCCGCCGCCTCGACGCGGTCCGCACCCTCACCGACGCCGGCTTCTCCGTCGGCGTGCTGATGGCGCCGATCCTGCCCGGCCTCAGCGACGACGAGGAGTCCATCGACGCCACTGTCGCGGCGATCGCCGCCTCCGGGGCGGCGAGCGTGACGCCGCTGCCGCTGCACCTGCGGCCCGGTGCCCGGGAGTGGTACGCCCGCTGGCTCGCCCGGGAGTTCCCCCACCTGGTGCCCCGTTATCGGCAGCTCTACCAGGCCGGCTCGTACGCGCCGCAGGCGTACCAGCGGGAGGTGACAGCGCGGGTGCGGATGGCGGCACGCCGACACGGGCTGAACCGCGGCGAGACCGGCGACAATCGCCGGCTGCCCGAGACCCCGCCGCCCGCACCGGCCGCCGAACAGCTCTCCCTGCTCTAG
- a CDS encoding TetR/AcrR family transcriptional regulator, translating into MPKRVDHRERRALIADALMRVAAEQGLEAVSLRHVAAAAEVSPGMVQHYFRTRDEMMVFALAVVRERNEARVRRAVEPLGATPAPRALLRAMLAELLPLDEDRQADGRVALAFLAYTAVRPAVAAALHDETAALLAFVAGQIATGSPFVADGRVDPERAAVGLLAVMEGLGIYVLGGHYPPETALAALDAQLDLIFGPEPPPGAVSRDGSGRRRPARR; encoded by the coding sequence ATGCCGAAGCGGGTCGACCACCGGGAGCGTCGCGCGCTGATCGCCGATGCGCTGATGCGGGTCGCGGCCGAACAGGGCCTGGAGGCGGTCAGCCTGCGCCACGTGGCCGCGGCCGCCGAGGTCAGCCCCGGGATGGTGCAGCACTACTTCCGCACCCGGGACGAGATGATGGTCTTCGCGCTCGCCGTGGTGCGCGAGCGCAACGAGGCCCGGGTCCGGAGGGCGGTCGAGCCGCTCGGCGCGACGCCGGCGCCCCGGGCGCTGCTGCGGGCCATGCTGGCCGAGCTGCTGCCGCTGGACGAGGACCGGCAGGCGGACGGACGGGTGGCCCTGGCGTTCCTCGCGTACACCGCCGTCCGGCCGGCCGTGGCCGCCGCGCTGCACGACGAGACGGCCGCGCTGCTGGCCTTCGTGGCCGGGCAGATCGCCACCGGCTCACCGTTCGTCGCGGACGGCCGGGTGGACCCGGAACGGGCCGCGGTCGGGCTGCTCGCGGTGATGGAGGGTCTCGGCATCTACGTGCTCGGCGGTCACTACCCCCCGGAGACCGCGTTGGCCGCGCTCGACGCCCAGCTCGACCTGATCTTCGGGCCCGAACCCCCGCCCGGCGCCGTCAGCCGCGACGGGTCAGGCCGGCGGCGGCCCGCTCGACGATGA
- a CDS encoding PH domain-containing protein, whose protein sequence is MGRAIRLARRAVAYEWGMWRSLTRWILRRPYPVAPGAGTYAYVGGVQPILLAFIALSTIEIPILDVILRHTVDQPTVRHAAIALGVWGVLWMIGLLAALRIHPHVVDDAGLRVRNGTSVDVTIPWSAVARVAVRRRSLPSSRAVQYDADDPAVLNLGVGSQTAVDVVLREPLSVRLPKGPSEPVREIRLYADDPTALAEHARRHLPAAEQAARRPER, encoded by the coding sequence ATGGGACGGGCGATCCGGCTGGCGCGGCGTGCGGTGGCGTACGAGTGGGGCATGTGGCGCAGCCTCACCCGGTGGATCCTGCGCCGCCCGTATCCGGTCGCCCCGGGCGCGGGGACGTACGCCTACGTCGGCGGCGTGCAGCCGATCCTGCTGGCCTTCATCGCCCTGTCCACGATCGAGATCCCGATCCTCGACGTGATCCTGCGGCACACCGTCGACCAGCCGACAGTGCGGCACGCGGCGATCGCGCTCGGCGTCTGGGGTGTGCTGTGGATGATCGGGCTGCTGGCCGCCCTCCGGATCCATCCGCACGTCGTCGACGACGCCGGCCTGCGGGTGCGCAACGGCACCTCGGTCGACGTCACGATCCCGTGGAGCGCGGTCGCCCGGGTGGCGGTCCGCCGCCGGTCGCTGCCGTCCAGCCGGGCCGTCCAGTACGACGCGGACGACCCGGCGGTGCTCAACCTCGGCGTCGGCAGCCAGACGGCGGTCGACGTGGTGCTGCGCGAGCCGCTGTCGGTACGGCTACCGAAGGGGCCGAGCGAGCCGGTACGGGAGATCCGGCTGTACGCCGACGACCCGACGGCGCTGGCCGAGCACGCGCGGCGGCACCTGCCCGCCGCCGAGCAGGCAGCGCGCCGGCCCGAGCGGTGA
- a CDS encoding PHP domain-containing protein: protein MSVPARIDLHTHSTASDGTLTPAELVRAAAEAGLDVVALTDHDTTAGWAPAVAALPPGLTLIRGAEISCRWFGAEPAIPLHLLAYLFDPAEPHLAAELARVRRAREERGERIVRLLQADGIPVSWTEILAGAGGGTVGRPHIAQALIRAGLVTTTTEAFGPDWLGERYRLPKDDIEVFQAVALVRAAGGVPVFAHPRASRRGRIVPDELIADLAAAGLAGLEADHEDHDPAERAHVRGLAAELGLLVTGSSDFHGTHKTVRLGAHTTDPEAYERIVAQARGVTPVASS from the coding sequence GTGAGCGTCCCCGCCCGCATCGACCTGCATACCCACTCCACCGCCAGCGACGGCACCCTGACGCCCGCCGAACTGGTCCGGGCCGCCGCCGAGGCCGGGCTCGACGTGGTGGCACTCACCGACCACGACACCACCGCCGGCTGGGCGCCCGCCGTCGCCGCCCTGCCGCCCGGCCTCACCCTGATCCGCGGCGCGGAGATCTCCTGCCGGTGGTTCGGCGCCGAACCGGCGATCCCGCTGCACCTCCTCGCGTACCTGTTCGACCCGGCCGAGCCGCACCTGGCCGCGGAACTGGCCCGGGTCCGCCGGGCCCGCGAGGAACGCGGCGAGCGCATCGTCCGGCTGCTCCAGGCCGACGGCATCCCGGTGAGCTGGACGGAGATCCTGGCCGGCGCGGGCGGCGGCACCGTCGGCCGCCCGCACATCGCGCAGGCGCTGATCCGGGCCGGTCTGGTCACCACCACCACCGAGGCGTTCGGGCCGGACTGGCTCGGCGAGCGGTACCGGCTGCCGAAGGACGACATCGAGGTGTTCCAGGCGGTGGCGCTGGTGCGGGCGGCCGGTGGCGTGCCCGTCTTCGCCCACCCGAGGGCCAGCAGGCGCGGCCGGATCGTGCCGGACGAGCTGATCGCGGACCTGGCGGCGGCCGGCCTGGCCGGGCTGGAGGCTGACCACGAGGACCACGACCCGGCCGAGCGCGCGCACGTCCGCGGGCTCGCCGCCGAACTGGGACTGCTGGTCACCGGCTCGTCCGACTTCCACGGCACGCACAAGACGGTCCGGCTCGGCGCGCACACCACCGACCCCGAGGCGTACGAGCGGATCGTCGCGCAGGCCCGCGGGGTGACCCCTGTCGCTTCGAGCTGA
- a CDS encoding DUF4190 domain-containing protein, which yields MTDEQPPSPYEPPSHGQPYGQPQYGQQHPQWGQQPPYAPQPPYGQYGPPGQGPGPGPRGTNVLAILSLVFAFVFAPAGIVCGHLAKRQIRQTGEDGDQLANWGLILSYIFTAIGLLVCCGWIGLAIWANSDNGTY from the coding sequence GTGACCGACGAGCAGCCACCGTCGCCGTACGAGCCGCCGTCGCACGGCCAGCCGTACGGGCAGCCGCAGTACGGCCAGCAGCACCCGCAGTGGGGCCAGCAACCCCCGTACGCACCGCAGCCGCCCTACGGCCAGTACGGCCCGCCCGGCCAGGGGCCGGGACCAGGCCCCCGTGGCACGAACGTGCTCGCCATCCTGTCGCTCGTCTTCGCGTTCGTCTTCGCGCCCGCCGGCATCGTCTGCGGCCACCTGGCCAAGCGGCAGATCCGGCAGACCGGCGAGGACGGCGACCAGCTCGCCAACTGGGGGCTGATCCTCAGCTACATCTTCACCGCGATCGGCCTGCTGGTCTGCTGCGGCTGGATCGGGCTGGCGATCTGGGCCAACTCCG
- a CDS encoding PH domain-containing protein, which yields MGSPSGPPFDPDDPDRARRERDTEPIPRIDPDDPAGYGPGPYTDADDAGYGSAYTGEGRSGRAWARDPDGFPDQPISEDELAGLRSDASGMAPRRVLPLEDEPSSLVARYLFPTERYRGEWKRHWIHLTTPIIVGVAATFVLGYLSGFLAGRDVGALTTVAVLLWFAVMGWVAWKVADWWYDRFILTNKRVMVVNGIITRQVAMMPLTRVTDMKYEQSPTGRALNYGTFVLESAGQEQALRVIKNLPNPNELYLRVVEEMYEPQAVEARLGKEADEAKADDGA from the coding sequence ATGGGAAGCCCCTCCGGTCCACCCTTCGACCCGGACGACCCCGACCGGGCACGCCGGGAGCGCGACACCGAGCCGATCCCCCGGATCGACCCGGACGACCCGGCCGGTTACGGTCCCGGCCCGTACACGGACGCGGACGACGCCGGTTACGGCAGCGCCTACACCGGTGAGGGGCGGTCCGGCCGGGCCTGGGCGCGTGACCCGGACGGCTTCCCGGACCAGCCGATCTCCGAGGACGAGTTGGCCGGGCTGCGGTCCGACGCCTCCGGCATGGCACCCCGCCGGGTGCTGCCGCTGGAGGACGAGCCCAGCTCGCTCGTGGCGCGTTACCTCTTCCCCACCGAGCGCTACCGGGGCGAGTGGAAGCGGCACTGGATCCACCTCACCACCCCGATCATCGTCGGCGTGGCGGCCACGTTCGTGCTCGGCTACCTCTCCGGCTTCCTCGCCGGGCGGGACGTCGGCGCGTTGACCACCGTCGCCGTGCTGCTCTGGTTCGCCGTGATGGGCTGGGTGGCCTGGAAGGTCGCCGACTGGTGGTACGACCGGTTCATCCTGACCAACAAGCGGGTGATGGTGGTCAACGGGATCATCACCCGGCAGGTCGCGATGATGCCGCTCACCCGGGTCACCGACATGAAGTACGAGCAGAGCCCGACCGGCCGCGCCCTCAACTACGGCACGTTCGTGCTGGAGTCCGCCGGTCAGGAACAGGCACTCCGAGTGATCAAGAACCTGCCCAACCCGAACGAGCTCTACCTGCGCGTGGTCGAGGAGATGTACGAGCCGCAGGCGGTCGAGGCGCGGCTGGGCAAGGAAGCCGACGAGGCCAAGGCCGACGACGGAGCCTGA
- a CDS encoding acyl-CoA dehydrogenase family protein yields MARLAQTPGLTDVQRSILETVREFADKEIIPHAQRLEHADEYPSDILDGMREMGLFGLTIDEEYGGLGESLLTYALVVEELSRGWMSISGIVNTHFIVAYLISQHGSADQKARLLPRMATGEVRGAFSMSEPECGSDVSAIKSKAVRDGDNYVLNGQKMWLTNGAYSSVVATLVKTDTGADSVYGNMSTFLLEKEPGFGETAPGLTIPGKIDKMGYKGVETTEMVLDGVTVPASAVLGGEEKVGRGFYQMMDGIEVGRVNVAARACGISIRAFELAVAYAQQRHTFGQPLARHQAVAFKLAEMGTKIEAAHALMVNAARLKDAGQRNDVEAGMAKLLASEYCAEVVQEAFRIHGGYGYSKEYEIERLMREAPFLLIGEGTSEIQKTIISRGLLKQYKQ; encoded by the coding sequence ATGGCCCGACTCGCCCAGACACCCGGACTGACCGACGTGCAGCGGTCGATCCTGGAAACCGTCCGGGAGTTCGCCGACAAGGAGATCATCCCGCACGCGCAGCGGCTGGAGCACGCCGACGAGTACCCGAGCGACATCCTCGACGGGATGCGCGAGATGGGGCTGTTCGGCCTCACCATCGACGAGGAGTACGGCGGCCTGGGAGAGTCCCTGCTGACCTACGCGCTCGTGGTCGAGGAGCTGTCCCGGGGCTGGATGTCGATCTCCGGCATCGTCAACACCCACTTCATCGTGGCGTACCTGATCTCGCAGCACGGCTCGGCCGACCAGAAGGCCCGGCTGCTGCCCCGGATGGCCACCGGCGAGGTGCGGGGCGCGTTCTCGATGTCGGAGCCCGAGTGCGGCTCGGACGTCTCGGCGATCAAGTCGAAGGCCGTCCGCGACGGCGACAACTACGTCCTCAACGGCCAGAAGATGTGGCTGACCAACGGGGCGTACTCGTCGGTGGTGGCCACCCTGGTCAAGACCGACACCGGGGCCGACTCGGTCTACGGCAACATGAGCACCTTCCTGCTGGAGAAGGAGCCCGGCTTCGGCGAGACCGCGCCCGGCCTCACCATCCCCGGCAAGATCGACAAGATGGGCTACAAGGGCGTCGAGACCACCGAGATGGTGCTCGACGGCGTCACGGTGCCCGCCTCCGCCGTGCTCGGCGGCGAGGAGAAGGTCGGCCGCGGCTTCTACCAGATGATGGACGGCATCGAGGTCGGCCGCGTCAACGTCGCGGCCCGCGCCTGCGGCATCTCGATCCGGGCGTTCGAGCTGGCGGTCGCGTACGCCCAGCAGCGCCACACCTTCGGCCAGCCGCTCGCCAGGCACCAGGCCGTCGCGTTCAAGCTCGCCGAGATGGGTACGAAGATCGAGGCCGCGCACGCGCTCATGGTCAACGCGGCCCGGCTCAAGGACGCCGGCCAGCGCAACGACGTCGAGGCGGGCATGGCGAAGCTGCTCGCGTCCGAGTACTGCGCCGAGGTGGTCCAGGAGGCGTTCCGGATCCACGGCGGCTACGGCTACTCCAAGGAGTACGAGATCGAGCGCCTGATGCGCGAGGCGCCGTTCCTGCTGATCGGCGAGGGCACCTCGGAGATCCAGAAGACGATCATCTCGCGCGGTCTGCTCAAGCAGTACAAGCAGTAA